One region of bacterium genomic DNA includes:
- a CDS encoding rhodanese-like domain-containing protein translates to MKIVKMASVAVAALVGVGSAVAMAHCGTCGVDDDHAKTKGDDKAVACPAGACAVEMNADAKGCPVASKEAVVNTEGLATLINSKVPLKIFDARSGKYDDGQRLSGAQQLSADADEAVISKAIPDKSALVVTYCAGLKCPASKALADRLKKLGYTNVIEYPQGIAGWLEAGKAVDKK, encoded by the coding sequence ATGAAAATAGTTAAAATGGCAAGTGTTGCAGTTGCAGCATTGGTTGGTGTGGGGTCGGCAGTAGCGATGGCTCATTGTGGAACATGCGGTGTGGATGATGATCACGCCAAGACAAAGGGTGATGATAAGGCGGTAGCTTGTCCCGCTGGAGCCTGTGCGGTTGAAATGAATGCGGACGCAAAAGGTTGTCCTGTGGCATCCAAGGAAGCCGTAGTGAACACAGAGGGCTTGGCTACACTCATTAATTCAAAAGTTCCGCTAAAGATCTTCGATGCACGTAGCGGGAAATATGATGATGGACAGCGCCTGTCCGGGGCACAGCAGTTGAGTGCTGATGCAGATGAAGCGGTCATTTCAAAAGCAATACCGGATAAATCAGCATTGGTTGTCACCTATTGTGCCGGGCTCAAATGTCCCGCAAGCAAAGCGTTGGCAGACCGGTTAAAAAAACTGGGTTACACAAATGTTATAGAATATCCGCAAGGAATTGCAGGTTGGCTGGAGGCAGGAAAAGCTGTAGACAAAAAATAA